Proteins from one Nitrobacteraceae bacterium AZCC 2146 genomic window:
- a CDS encoding uncharacterized protein YjbJ (UPF0337 family) (product_source=COG3237; cath_funfam=1.10.1470.10; cog=COG3237; pfam=PF05532; superfamily=69047; transmembrane_helix_parts=Inside_1_88,TMhelix_89_108,Outside_109_120), which produces MDKDRFAGAAKDAAGKVESAVGDLTGDTETKASGRAREASGTVQNLYGQAKDAVRDASDAATSYAKDAVDSDIYRDGTQAITKQVRDNPLGALLVAGGIGFALAMLMTRPPARRPSRWGY; this is translated from the coding sequence ATGGATAAGGACCGTTTTGCCGGCGCTGCCAAGGATGCCGCGGGTAAGGTTGAAAGCGCGGTTGGCGATTTGACCGGCGATACCGAAACCAAGGCTTCGGGCCGCGCCCGCGAGGCCTCTGGCACGGTGCAGAACCTGTATGGCCAGGCCAAGGATGCGGTGCGCGACGCCTCCGACGCCGCCACCAGCTATGCCAAGGACGCCGTCGACAGCGACATCTATCGCGATGGCACCCAGGCGATCACCAAGCAGGTGCGCGACAATCCGCTCGGCGCACTATTGGTCGCCGGCGGGATCGGCTTTGCGCTGGCGATGCTGATGACGCGCCCGCCTGCGCGCCGTCCGAGCCGCTGGGGCTACTGA